Sequence from the Ornithinimicrobium humiphilum genome:
GTCGCCCAGGTCGAGCTCGCCGCCGGCCAGACGCGCGTCGGTGCGCTGCGCGCGGTCGAGGTAGCCGCGCGACTTCTCGACCTCGCCCTCGAGGACGCCGATGGTCTGCGCCATCGAGTCGAGGGCCCGCGAGCGGAAGTTGTCGATCGCGTCCATCGTCTCGTAGATGTTGGCGAAGGCGGCCTGCAGCTGCTCGAGGCCGATCGTCGAGGACGCAGCCTGCTCCTGGATGGCGACGGAGTTGTCGCGCAGCATCTCCGAGGTGCGCTGGATCATGTCGGAGGTCGTGCTGTTGAGCGCGGTGATCTGGTCGAGGACGAGGCGCTGGTTGTTGAGCGCCTGGGCCACGAGGACGGCGGTGCGCAGCGCGCTGATCGTCGTCGTCGAGGCGCGGTCGACACCCTTGATGAGCTCGATGTTGTTCTTCATGATGATGTCGATGGCCAGGTAGTTCTGGATCGACACCGCGAGCTGGGTGAGCAGGTCCTGGTGCTTCTGGCGGACGTAGAAGAGGACGTCCTCGCGCATCGCCTTGGCGTTCTCGGGGTCGGTCTCCTCGAGCATCGCGACGTGCGCCGACACCTTCGCGTCGAGCTGCTCGGCGATGTAGACGTACTGGTTGAGGCGGCCCATGGAGTCCCAGAGCTGCTGCTTCTCCATGTTGAGGGCGACGTTGTCCTTGGTCAGCTCGTCCTGGCCGCTGCGCAGCGCGTGGAGGATGCCGTCGAGGTGCTTCTCGGCCGACTCGTACTTGCGGAAGTAGTCGCGCAGGCGGTCGCCGAACGGGATCATCCCGAGGATCTTCTTGGAGCCCTGGGCCTGGCCCGGGTCGAGGTCCTCGACGGTGCGGCGCAGCTCCATGAGGGTGCGGCCGACCTTGGACTCCTTGGAGACGCCACCCTCGTTGAGCGCGCGGACCGGCGACTTCAGGAGGCGGTTGGAGGTCTCGGCGGCGGCGCGGATCTCGGCGTCACCCATGGTGCGCACGTCGGCGGCGCGGCGGGCGAACTCGGGCGAGCGGACCTCGGTCTGGGTCAGGCCGTGGAGGAACTCCTCGACCTTCTTGTCGAGCGTCGGCATCACCGCGGGGTCGACCGGGGGCGCCATCTTCGGCGCAGCCGTCTCCGCCACCGGCTTCGTCGGCTCCGGCACGGTCAGCGTGAGCGGGCTGGGCGCGGACAGCGGCTCGGGTGCGGCGAGGGGCTGGTCGGTCATGTGTCTCTCTCCTCGAGTCGGTAACGCGGCGCGTGGGGACCCCCATGTGGACCCGCCGGTCGGACGGCCCCATTGTGCCGCGAGTTCCACCCAATCACACGGGGGATAACTGCCCGGTCAGGCACTCCCTTCTCGTGGGCGGTCAGAGGGGGAGGCGGTAGGCCAGCAGGTCGACGGTCGGCGTGGGTGACCAGTCCCGTTCGGGTATGCGGTGGAAGCCGGCCCGCTCGTAGAGCCGGTGGGCGGAGGTCATCCACGTGGCGCTGCAGAGCACGAGCGCCGGGTAGCCGTCGGTGCGGGCACGGTCCTCGATGGCTTGGAGGAGTGCCCGTCCCACGCCGCGGCCCTGCACCCCGGGGTCGACGCCCAGCATGCGGAACTCCGCCTCGCCCTCCTGCGCGATCTCCTGCTGGCTCGACCCGGCTCCGGCCCAGGTGACGGTGCCGACGACGCGACCGTCGAGCTCGGCGACCCAGACCTCGGCGTCGCGGGTACGCGCGGCGGTGTCGCGGAGGTGGTGCCAGTAGGGCTCGTCGGGTGCCATCCCGCTCGGGGCGTAGGCGGCGACGAGGAGGCGGCCGACCTCGTCGTGCTCGTCGGCGCGGACGTGTCGGACGGTCGGGCGGGTGGTCATGTCGTGCAAGGTTACGGCGTGTCGGTCGTAGGGCCTGTCGGTGTTCGAACATATGATCGAGGTATGCAGCAGTCGTTGGGGACGGTGCGGCCGCCGAGGGGGACGGAGTCGGCGGTCGGTGACTCCTGGCTGCTGGCGGGGCTGCCCGCGGACGTGAGCCGGCCGGAGCTGGTGCAGGACGACCTGGTGGTCGAGTCGTTGGGGTGGATCTCCCGGGCGGTGTCGGATCTGGAGCGGTCCCGGTTGGTGATGGCCACGGAGGCCGTGGACCGGGGCCTGCACCTGGCCGAGGGGTTCTCGGTGGTGGACTGGCTGGCGCTGCGGTGTCCGGACCTGGAGCGGCGGGCGTTGATGGACCTGGCGCGGTTGGCGCAGGCGGGTCGGGAGCCGGTGCACGCGCCGTTGCTCGAACGCGTCAAGGATGGACAGCTGTCGATCGCGCGGGCGGCGAGGCTGCACCGGGCGTTGCAGCGGGTGCGGCCGGGCCTGCCTCCGGAGGAGTACGCCGCCGCGGTCGAGCTGCTGGCCAAGGCCGGGTCCGACCCGGTGTTCGACGACAAGGACATCGGCAGGATCGTGGACCGGCTCGTCGCGCAGTGCGTGGACGAGCGGGATCACGAGGCGAAGGCCCGCAAGAAGCAGGCGATGCGGGGGATCTACGAGTCGAGCCTGGCGGACGGGTCGGTGAAGCGGTGGGTCATCACCTTCGGTGACGACGCCGACTACGAAGCTGCGAAGGCGATCATCGACTCCCCGCTGGCGGCGCCGGCGACCAAGGAGGAGCAGGACGCCACGGGCGAGCTGGACCTGCGGACGGCGGGCCAGCGCAGGTACGACGCGTTCATGACCGTGATGCGCCGCGGGGTGGCCGGCACGGCTGGTCAGCCGACGACACCGAAGGCGATGCTGATGGTGACGTTGGACTTCGAGACGCTCAAGCGTCAGCTGTCCGAGACCGGTGGCCACCTGCCCGGGGTGGGTTCGACCCTGGCCGGGGCGCCGTTGCGGGCGGAGGCGATCCGCAAGCTGGCGTGCGAGGCCGACATCATCCCCGTCGTGCTCGGCGGACCAAGCGAGATCCTCGACCAGGGCCGCCGCAAGCGCCTCGTCACCCCAGCACAGCGGGTCCGGCTCGCAGCACGGGACCGGGGGTGCACGATCCCGGGGTGCACCGTGCCCGCGACCTGGTGCGACGCCCACCACGTCATCCCCTGGGCCCTCGGCGGGCGGTCAGACCTTTCGAACTACGCCTTGTTGTGTCCGAGGCACCACACCTTCGTGCACGACCGGAACCTGACGGCGACCGTGACGGAGCTCGGGGTCCGGTGGCATCTGAGATGACCCCGCCCCGAGCCCGGCCCGCACCGGCCGGGCGATGAGGCATGTCAGCGCAGCCTGACGGCCCGCGCACTCGCCTCACCTCACCTCACATCACTCCAAGATGGTGAGGCGGCTGTCACGCACCTCACTCCAGGATGGTGAGGCGGATGTCCAGCGGATCGCCCTGCAGCAGGTCTTCGGCCTGGCGCACCTTCTGCTTGACCGGCAGCACGTAGCGCCCGCTGCCGCTGTCGGGGAAGACCGAGGTGCGCCAGGTCGTCGACCCGATCGTGACCTCGACCCGCACCGACCCGAAGCCGCGCGGTGGTCGTGGCCGTTCCCGCACCGCCTCGCTCGCCGCCTCGTCGAGCGTCACGAAGTGCCAACCCTCCGGCGGCTCTCCCGAGCGCCAGAGCTCCGCCGTGAACCGGCACGTCTCCGCCATGGGCAGCAGACTAGGGAGTCGGGACGAGGAGCCACCGGCTGCGGACGGGAGCTGTCCGCATGCCTCGTTAGCGTCGCTCCATGGACGGTGCGACACGGCAGGCGACGATCACGACGACCTGGGAGACGACGAGTGGGACGGCCGGGACGATGACGGCGACCGACGACGGTCCCGATCTGGAGTTCACCGCGGAGGTGGTGGAGTGGCGGGGCCCCGCGCCCTACTGCTTCCTCGTGACGCCACCGGAGGAGTCGGAGTGGCTCGCCGACGTGATGCCGGAGGTCACCTACGGCTGGGGGATGATCCCGGTCACCGGGGTGATCGGGTACACGGAGTTCACCACCTCCATCTGGCCGCGCAAGGGCACCTTCTGGGTGCCGCTCAAGGACGCGGTCCGCGCCTCCGAGGGCATCGAGCTCGGTGACCTCGTGACCGTGCAGCTGACGATCCGCGCCTGAGACTCAGAGGGTGGCGATCCGCATCCCCGCCGCGGCCAGCTCGACCACGGCGACGGTGCCGGCTGCCACGGCCACGACCGCGGGCACGCGTCCGTCCCGCAGCACCCGGTCGAAGGTCGGTTCGTCCGGGTGGGCGATCGCCGAGCGTCCGCCCCGGAGGGTGGCGCCGACGACCCAGGCGGCCAGCACCGCGGTGATCACCGCCGGGACGAGGCCCGCCGCGCCCAGGGTGTCCATGGTCAGGCGCCCCACCGTCAGAGAGCCGATGACCAGCGCCAGCCCGGTGCGGCGCCAGGCCAGGACCGTGCGTTCCTGCTGCAGGCCAGGGTCGCGCCAGGGCGTCGGTTCGCTCACGAGGCCGCCCGCAGGAGGGTGGCGACGAGCAGCACGACGCCGGCCAGCGCGACCCCCACCACGACGACCATGCCCGCGGCGTTGCCGGGGAGGGGCAGGTCCTGGCGCATCGCGGCCTCGGCCCGGGCCCAGCCCCGCCACGCGTGGACCGCGGCCAGCAGACCGGTGAGCGCCAGCACGGCGGCGAGCACGACCTGGGCGGTGGGCCCGATCCCGAGCGGGAGGGCGTCGACCGCGGCCGCGACCGCGAGCAGCGCCAGGCTGGTGCGGATCCACGCCAGGAAGGTGCGCTCGTTGGCCAGCGAGAAGCGCGGGTCGGGCTCGGTCCCCGTCCCGTAGACGGAGCGGGGCCAGCGCGTCGAGGTCACCTCGGCATCGTAGGCACGACGGTCGACGTGGCGCCCCCGAGCGGTAGGGTCCGCGCCATGGCCGACCTGACCGTCCTGCACAACCCTCGCTGCTCCACCTCGCGCCACGCCGTCGACGTCGTCGCCGGGGCGGGGGTCGAGGCCGAGGTGGTGCAGTACCTCCGCACCCCGCTCGACCGCGAGCAGCTGCTCGACCTGATCGGCAAGCTCGAGGACCCGCCTGCCGACCTGGTCCGCAAGGACGCCTACTTCGACCAGCTGGGCCTGGACCCCGACGACGTCGTCACGCCCGACCAGGTCGCCGACCTGCTCGTGGAGCACCCCCGCCTGATGCAGCGTCCGGTGCTGATCCGCGGCGACCGGGCGATCATCGGCCGCCCCAAGACCCGCGCCGAGGAGTTCGTGGCCGGGCGGTAGCGTCGCACCCGTGACCGACTCGGACGCCCCGGCACGGACGCCGCACGAGCCCACCGACAATGCACACGCCGCGACGCCGCTCGTCGACGTCACGGCGGTGCGCCCCGCCGACCGGGCGTGGACCGACGAGGCCGTGCGCCGGCTCCAGGCCGACGCCAACCGCAGCGCCGACACCCACCTGGTCGCCGTGGAGCTGCCCGCGGGCTGGGAGGTCGACCTCTACCTCAAGGACGAGTCGACCCACCCGACCGGCAGCCTCAAGCACCGCCTCGCGCGCTCGCTCTTCCTCCACGCCCTGTGCAACGGCGAGCTGCGGGAGGGCACGACGGTCATCGAGGCGAGCTCGGGCTCGACAGCGGTGAGCGAGGCCCACTTCGCGCGGATGCTGGGCCTGCCCTTCGTCGCCGTGATGCACCGCGGCACCAGCCCCGAGAAGATCGCCCTCATCGAGCGCGAGGGCGGCACCTGCCACCTCGTCGACGACCCCACCGCCGTGTATGCCGTGAGCCGGGAGCTGGCGGACCGCTGCGGCGGGCACTGCATGGACCAGTTCACCTACGCCGAGCGCGCGACCGACTGGCGGGGCAACAACAACATCGCCGAGTCGATCTTCGAGCAGATGTCCCTGGAGCGGCACCCGGTGCCGGAATGGGTCGTCGTCGGTGCCGGCACCGGAGGCACGTCCGCGACCATCGGGCGCTACGTCCGGCTCCGCGGCCACGCCACGCGGCTGTGCGTCGTGGACCCCGAGGGCTCGGCCTTCCTGCCCGCCTTCGCGGGGATGCCGGAGTGCGCCCCGGTCGGCTCCCGCATCGAGGGCATCGGACGGCCCCGGGTCGAGCCGAGCTTCGTCCCGGGCGTGGTCGACCGGATGCTCGGCGTGCCCGACGCCGCCTCGGTCGCCGCGATGCGCTTCCTGCGCGACCGGACCGGTCTCGCCTGCGGGCCCTCCACGGGCACCGCCTTCTACGGCGTGCTGCGGCTCGCCTGCGAGATGCGTGCCGCCGGCCGTCCCGGCTCGATCGTCACGCTGCTGTGCGACGACGCGAGCCGCTACGCCGACAGCCACGCCGACGACGCCTGGGTCGCCGCGCAGGGCTGGGACCTCCGGCCCTACAGCGCGGTCCTCCACCAGGCGTGGGACACCGGCCGGTGGATCGGCTGAGACCTACTGACCGGCGATGTTGACCATCCAGCCGACGCCATAACGGTCGGTCAGCATCCCGAACCAGTCGCCCCACGGCGCCTTGTCCAGCGGCACGCCCGGAGTGGCGCCCTCGCTCAGGCCCTCCCAGTAGCGACGCAGCTCGGACTCGTCCGAGGCCGGCCCGCTGAGGGAGATGCTGATGTTGTCGCCGGGGGTGTACGGCATACCCTCCGGCGTGTCCGCACCCATGAGGGTGATGCCGGCCGGCGTCTCGAGCTGCGCGTGCATGATCTGGTCGGCCTCCGCGCCCTCACCCATGCCGGACTCACCGAACGTGCTCAGCGTCAGCTCACCGCCCAGCACGGACCGGTAGAACTCCATGGCCTCGCGGGCCTGGCCCGTGAAGCTGAGGTAGGGGTTGAGCGTCACCATGTCCGATCTCCTTCTGTCGGGCGGCGCGTCGGTGCAACCGCTCCTGGCAGTGTGACCACGCCCACCGACAGTCCTCATCGGTCGCGGGTAGGCAGACGCTCACCGGAGCACGGACGCGCCACCGTCCCCGGGGGCTGGCCGGAGGGGCCGTGTCCGCCTCAGCGGTTACGCTCGCACCCGTGACCACGACGCTGACCACGCCGGGCGCCGCCCGCGTCGACGACGAGACCCGCAGGGCCGGCCTGCGGCGCATGCGCACGGTCGCCACCGGCCTGCTCGTGGTCATGGCGGTGATCTACGTCCTCACGCACGGGCGCGACGGTGCCTGGGGCTTCGTCAACGCCGCGGCCGAGGCGGGCATGGTCGGCGCGATCGCCGACTGGTTCGCCGTCGTCGCCCTCTTCCGCCACCCGCTCGGACTGCCGATCCCGCACACCGCTCTGGTGCGCAGGCGCAAGGACGACCTGGGCGACAGCCTGGAGCAGTTCGTCACCGAGAACTTCCTCACCCCCGACGTCATGCGCGAGAAGTACCTCGACGCCGGCGTCGTGCTGCGGCTGGGGGAGTGGGTCGGCCGTCCCGAGAACGCCGATCGCGTCGTCTCCGAGGCGGTGCCCTTCATCGTGCGCGCCGTCGAGCGCATCGACGAGGACGAGCTGCGCACCCTCATCGACGACGTCCTGCTCCCGCGCGTGAAGAAGGAGCCGCTGTCACCGATGGCGGGGCACCTGCTCGAGCGCATCGTCGAGGAGGGCTCGCACCGTGGGCTCGTCGATCTCGTCGCCCGCGAGCTGCACGCCTGGCTGGCCCTCCACGAGGACGAGGTGCAGCAGATCGTCCGCTCGCGTGCCCCGTCCTGGGCGCCCACCTGGGTCAACGACCAGGTCACGCGGCGCGTCTACCAGGAGGTCCTGCGCTGGGCCCGGGACGTCAAGGACGACCAGCACCACAACGTCCGCGCCGCGCTCGACTCCTACCTGACCAACCTCGCCTCCGACCTGCAGCACGACCCGCGCTCGATGGCGGGCTTCGAGGCGCTCAAGGAGCGACTGCTCGACCACCCCGAGGTCAGCGCCACCGGCGTCCGTCTCGGCGAGACCCTGCGCAGCAGCCTGCTCGACGCGCTCACCGACCCCGAGGGCCATCTGCGCACCCGGATGTCGGGCGCCCTCTCCGGCTTCGGCCAGCGCATCGTCGAGGACGCCGCGCTGCGCGAGCGCCTCGACTCCTGGACCGCCGACCTGGTCGTCAGCCTGGTCGAGCGCTACGGCCCGGAGATCACCTCGGTCATCTCCGGCACCATCCGCCGCTGGGACGCCCGCGAGGCCTCCGACAAGATCGAGCTGCACGTCGGCCGCGACCTGCAGTTCATCCGCCTCAACGGCACCGTGGTCGGCGCGCTCGTGGGTCTGGTGATCCACAGCGTCTCGCTGATCCTCTGACCGACGGGTCTCTGACCGCTGCCGCACTGGCCGCCGGGCCCGCTGTCCTCCCGCTGGTTCGCCGCCCCTGTGGACCGCGGAACCACGGGCCTCCCGCGGAGCCTGTGGACAAGATCTGCGGACTCGATCCCGGCCCCGGCAGGCTTCCGGGATGAGCCGCGACGACCACCTCCCGACCGACTGGTACGCCCGCTCCCTCGCCGACCCGGCGTTGGCGGGCGAGCTGCTCGACGCGATCGTCACGCCGGCCGACCGCTCCCGGGGCGGGGTGAGCCTGCTGCTGTGCCGCGGGGACGGGCGGCTGGCGCAGCCGGTCCTCGTGGAGGGTGCCCACGACGAGGGCGCTCAGCGCGAGACGATCTCGGCGATCGCCCTCAACTGCGTCTCGATGCCGGGGGTGGGCGGGCTCGTGGTGGCGATGGTGCGGCCCTGGGGCGTCTCGATCACCGACGCCGACCGGCGCGTCCACCAGCACGCGATCGACGTCTGCCGACGGGCGCCGCTCGACCTGCACGGCACCTTCGTCGTCACGAACGGCGGGATCGTGGCGCTCCCGGTGGCACCGGAGCTCGTGGGTCGGTGGGACGTGGCGTGAGCGCCTCGACGACGGCGTCGAGCAGCTCGTCCCGGCCCAGCAGGCGGAAGTGCCCCGACGTGCGCAGCGGCACGTTCGTCGCCCCCTCGAGGCGGCTGCCGCCGGGGACGTGCGGGTCGAAGGCGCCCCAGATCGAGGTGATCCGGCGGTTGACCTCCAGCTGCTCGCCCAGCGCCCGCAGGGTGGGGTCGTGCGGCGAGAACGCCCGCACGCTCCGCAGCCAGAACAGCCGCGCGTAGACCGACCCGCCGAAGGGCGTCGCCACCGCCAGCATCCGGGCGATCCGGCCCTCGGGGTCCTCGTGCAGCATCGCGTACTTGCCGATCAGGCCACCCTTGCTGTGCGCGACCAGGACGACGTCGCGCAGGTCGTGGGTCCGCAGGTATGCCGCCACCACCGCGGCGCTCGCCACCACCGGGGCGGTGTTCCAGCGCAGGTCCGTCACCACGTGGACGGGATGGCCACGGTCGTGGAGCACGCGGGCCAGGGGCCGCAGGAACTGCCAGCGCTCGTAGACGCCGGGCAGGAGCACGACGGGCTGACGGCCGCCCGCGAGCCAGCCCGCCGGGTCGTCGCGGGTCAGCAGCCCGCCCACCTGGTGGCGGGTGACGTAGGCGTAGTCCAGCAGCCAGGACCAGCCGTTGCGGGCCGCCCGGCCGACGCGGCTCACGACGGAGGGGCCGCCGCGACTGACGGCCCGGTCGCCGCGGCGGGCCCCGTCGCCGCCGGAGGCGCCGCCGCGGTCGCCCGCACCTCCGCGAGCACCTCGTCGGCGACCTCTTGGGGGCGGGAGAACATCGTCACGTGGGCACCGCCGGGGATCTCGACGAGGCGGGCCCGCGGAGCCAGCGCCGTCATCTCCTCGGCCCACTCCCGGGTGCAGATCGGGTCGCGGGACCCGCGGACCACGAGCAGCGGCACCTCGAGCCGGGGGAGCGCGTCCTCGGTGCGGTAGCCGATCATCGACGGGACGGTCCGCAGGTACCACCGCAGCCCGGTGCGGGCGTAGTCGCGGAGCACCTCCTTGTTGGCCGAGAGAGGCTCGCGCAGCACGTCGTGGCCGAGCTTCAGGGCCTGACGGAGAGTGCTGCGGGAGGACGGGTCGACGACCCCGCCGATCCCCACGACCGCCCGGACGCGGGCCGGGTCCTGCAGGGCCGCCTCGACCACGACCTGCACGCCCATCGAGTGCCCGACGAGCACGGCAGAGTCGAGGCCCTCGGTGCGCAGGTGGGCCAGGAGCGTCGAGGCGTGCTCCTCGATGCTCAGCACCTCGTCCCGCCGGGGCGCGTCGCCGAAGCCCGGCAGCTCCACGACGTGGACGGAGGCGTGCGGCGCGAGGAGCGGCGCGAGCCGGGTCCAGTAGCGCGAGGAGACACCGATGCCGTGCACCAGGACCACCGCCGGGCCGTCGTCGAGGTCACCCTCGGGACGGCGCACCAGCATCGTGCGGTCGAGGTGGACGAACTCCTGGACCGACCGCCACCGCATACCGAGAACCCTAGGCGGGCAGGCGCGGCGGCGCCCCGTGAGCCGCCCCGACCGGCGGCGGAGAGCCACGCGAGGATCCCTGCGCACGGCCGCGGCCCGGCGCTAGCATGCGCCATGCCCGAGCAGTTGCGCGTCACCACCGCCACGCCCGAGGACCTCGACCTCATGGTCGGCTGGGCCGCCCAGGAGGGCTGGAACCCCGGCCTCCACGACGCCGAGGCGTTCCTGGCCGCCGACCCCGGGGGCTTCCTCGTCGGCCGCCTCGGCGACGAACCGGTGTCCTGCATCTCGGTGGTGCGCTACGGCGAGGGTTTCGGCTTCCTCGGCTTCTACATCGTCGTGCCGGACCGGCGCGGGCAGGGGCACGGCATCGCCACCTGGCGCGCAGGGCTGGAGCTGCTCGGCGAGCGGGTCGTCGGCCTCGACGGGGTCGTCGAGCAGCAGCCGGCCTACCGCCGCTCGGGCTTCGTCCTGGAGCACCGCAACGTCCGCTACGGCGGGGCCGTGACGGGGGAGCCGGTCGACGACCCGCGGCTGCGGCACGTCACGAGCGACCTCCTCGACGCCGTCCTCGTCTACGACACGGCGTTCTTCGCCGGCGACCGCTCCGACTTCCTGCGCGCCTGGCTCGACCCCTCGCGCCGGACGGCGCTCGCGCTCGTCGAGGACGGGCGGGTGCGCGGGTACGGCGTGGTGCGCCGGTGCCTGGAGGGCGCCAAGATCGGGCCGCTCTTCGCCGACAGCGAGGAGGGTGCCGACCTCCTCTTCCGCGGGCTGGTCGCCGGGCTCGAGGACGGGCCGGTCTTCCTCGACTGCCCCGAGCCCGTCGCCGCCGCGGTCGCGCTCGCGACCCTGCACGGGCTGGAGCCCGCCTTCGAGACGGCGCGGATGTATCGCGGGCCGATCCCGGAGCTGCCCTGGGACCGGACCTACGGCATCACCACCTTCGAGCTCGGCTGACCGGCGCGCGCCGCCGCCGAAAACCGGCTTGCGCCGGACTCGTAGAGTGGAACGCGTGCCCGAAGCCCCCTCGCCGTCGTCCCGGCCTGCCCGGAGACAGGGCCGGGGACGCGGGCGACCCCGCGGCAAGGGTGGGGACGACCAGCGGCGACGCGAGGGTCAGGACGGCACCCGCCCCCGCCGCGACGGGCGCGACGAGGCCCGTGCCCGTCGCCACGCCGAGACCGTGGTCGCCCGCCGGGCCGCCCTCCCGGCGCCGGGCTCGATCAGCTATCCGCCCGAGCTGCCGGTCAGCGACCGCCGCGACGACATCCGGGACGCGATCCGCGACCACCAGGTCGTGATCGTCGCCGGCGAGACCGGCTCCGGCAAGACCACCCAGCTGCCCAAGATCTGCCTCGAGCTCGGCCGTGGCGTCGAAGGCATGATCGGCCACACCCAGCCCCGCCGGATCGCCGCCCGCTCGGTGGCCGAGCGCATCAGCGAGGAGCTGGGCGCCGAGCTCGGCACGCTCGTCGGCTACCAGGTGCGCTTCACCGACCGCTCCCGCGAGGACACGCTCGTCAAGGTCATGACCGACGGCATCCTGCTCTCGGAGCTGCAGCGCGACCGGATGCTGCGCCGCTACGACACGCTGATCATCGACGAGGCCCACGAGCGCAGCCTCAACATCGACTTCATCCTCGGCTACCTGCGCCAGCTGCTGCCGAAGCGGCCCGACCTCAAGGTGATCATCACCTCGGCGACGATCGACGTGGAGCGCTTCGCCGCGCACTTCTCCGACGCCGACGGCACCCCGGCACCGATCGTCGAGGTCTCCGGCCGCACCTATCCGGTCGAGATCCGCTACCGCCCGCTCGTCCGTGAGGTCGCCCCCAAGCGCGGCGGCGCCGACGCCCAGATGGTGCAGGTCGAGATCGACCAGGTCACCGGTGTCGTCGAGGCCGTCGAGGAGCTGTGGACCGAGTCGACCGGGCGCGACGGCTTGGGTGAGGACGTCCTCGTCTTCTGCTCGGGCGAGCGCGAGATCCGCGACGTCGTCGACGCCCTCGAGGGCCTGGACCTGCCCTCCACCGAGGTGCTCCCGCTCTACGGCCGTCTCTCCGCCGCCGAGCAGCACCGCGTCTTCTCCTCGCACCCGGGGAGGCGCATCGTCGTCTCCACCAACGTCGCGGAGACCTCGCTGACCATCCCGGGCATCAGGTACGTCGTCGACACCGGCACCGCGCGCATCAGCCGCTACAGCCAGCGCCTCAAGGTCCAGCGCCTGCCGATCGAGCCGATCAGCCAGGCCTCGGCCAACCAGCGCGCCGGCCGCGCGGGGCGTCTCGCTGACGGCATCGCGATCCGGCTCTACAGCCAGGAGGACTTCGAGTCCCGGCCGGAGTTCACCGACCCCGAGATCCTGCGGACCAACCTGGCCAGCGTCATCCTCCAGATGACCAACCTGGGCCTGGGCGAGATCGAGCGTTTCCCCTTCCTCGAGCCGCCGGACTCCCGCCACGTCGCCGACGGCGTCCGCCTGCTCACCGAGCTGCAGGCCATCGACCCGACGGCCCCGGCGCACCTGCCGCGCAAGCGCATCACGCCCTACGGCCGGGCCATCGTCGCGCTGCCCGTCGACCCTCGCCTGGCGCGGATGCTCGTGCAGGCCGAGAAGGAGGGCGCCCTCAAGGAGGTCCTCGTCGTCGTCTCCGCGCTGTCCATCCAGGACGTGCGCGAGCGACCCGTCGAGGGGCGCGAGCGCGCCGACCAGCTGCACGCCCGCTTCCGCCGCGTCGGGGGAGTGCCGCGCGGCGGCGACGTCCAGGAGCGCACGGGTGGCGAGCCGGTGCGCGTCCAGGGCGCCGGCGGCCAGGGCCCCCGCAAGGACGGTGGGGCCAAGGACACCGTCGACAGCGACTTCCTCGTGCTGCTCAACCTGTGGCGCTACCTGCAGCGCCAGCAGAAGGAGCTCTCCGGCAGCGCCTTCCGCCGCCTCTGCAAGGCCGAGCACCTGCACTACCTGCGCGTGCGCGAGTGGCAGGACCTCCACACCCAGCTGCGCCAGGCGGCCAAGAGCCTCGGCCTGGAGACCAACGAGCACCCGGCCCCGCCGGACTCGATCCACCGGTCGCTGCTCTCCGGCCTGCTTTCCCACGTCGGGCTCTACGAGCGGGAGCGCCGGGAGTACCTCGGCGC
This genomic interval carries:
- the hrpA gene encoding ATP-dependent RNA helicase HrpA, whose translation is MPEAPSPSSRPARRQGRGRGRPRGKGGDDQRRREGQDGTRPRRDGRDEARARRHAETVVARRAALPAPGSISYPPELPVSDRRDDIRDAIRDHQVVIVAGETGSGKTTQLPKICLELGRGVEGMIGHTQPRRIAARSVAERISEELGAELGTLVGYQVRFTDRSREDTLVKVMTDGILLSELQRDRMLRRYDTLIIDEAHERSLNIDFILGYLRQLLPKRPDLKVIITSATIDVERFAAHFSDADGTPAPIVEVSGRTYPVEIRYRPLVREVAPKRGGADAQMVQVEIDQVTGVVEAVEELWTESTGRDGLGEDVLVFCSGEREIRDVVDALEGLDLPSTEVLPLYGRLSAAEQHRVFSSHPGRRIVVSTNVAETSLTIPGIRYVVDTGTARISRYSQRLKVQRLPIEPISQASANQRAGRAGRLADGIAIRLYSQEDFESRPEFTDPEILRTNLASVILQMTNLGLGEIERFPFLEPPDSRHVADGVRLLTELQAIDPTAPAHLPRKRITPYGRAIVALPVDPRLARMLVQAEKEGALKEVLVVVSALSIQDVRERPVEGRERADQLHARFRRVGGVPRGGDVQERTGGEPVRVQGAGGQGPRKDGGAKDTVDSDFLVLLNLWRYLQRQQKELSGSAFRRLCKAEHLHYLRVREWQDLHTQLRQAAKSLGLETNEHPAPPDSIHRSLLSGLLSHVGLYERERREYLGARGARFVLQPGSVLHRKNPEWVMTAELVETTRLWARTNAVIDPSWAEELGQHLVKRSYSEPRWSRSRASAVADERVTLYGIPLVADRTVPLGRVDPETARELFIRTALVEGDWDTRHEFFHANRRLVRELGQLEARARRRDILVDDDTLVRFYDERIPADVVSGAHFDAWWKTARRTDPTLLTFTEELLVSDSAEAVSQDDFPTSWTQGELTFALTYQFEPGADADGVTVHIPVEVLNQVSEDGFDWLVPGMHEELVTALVKALPKDLRRNFVPAPDHARAALRGMQEAGTVGAMPVRDALAEELTRRGLVRVHASDFEMERVPDHLRMTFRVERAVRPGKGGNRGRARGRVEVLGEGKDLAELQRQLAGQVRTTMAAAASEVERTGLKTWPPDLDPLPETFSRQVGPRVVQGFPALVDTGDAVDVRVLATRSEADRETRRGIRRLILLSTSPPWKRLLALLTNQQKLSLGHNPHGSVPALLEDALAAAVDSVVAEMPGATVRTPAQFEQALVAVRQQTVPRVLEIVEALVPILDTARDVSLRLQRLTTPAAADMALDLRRQLDRLVHPGFVAEVGYERLPRMVVWLRGMAERLDKGVQDLPRDRRRMEEVQVVEEELETFLATLPPHRRTDPDVMDVVWSVQELRVSVFAQRLGTAGPVSAKRIYAAMDAAEDATGS